From one Ochrobactrum vermis genomic stretch:
- a CDS encoding flagellar hook protein FlgE, translating into MSLYGMMRTGVSGMNAQANRLSAVADNIANASTVGYKRAETQFSSLVLPSTGGQYNSGSVLTDVRYGISDQGGIRSTSSTTDLAIDGNGYFVVQGADGSTFLTRAGSFVPDKNGNLVNSAGYYLLGAGPNDPAGALTIPGLNIINVNSAALPPEASTSGNFTVNLPSTDQVPAAGEFNHKTSLISYNDKGEKITLDVYFTKTGADEWSVTVKNAADDAVVGGPTAVTFDPTTGAMTSAGDIAVDLGPYGGQSLNLNLGASTQRAGDYTISQAQINGQAPSAVKGVDVANDGSVVAIYENGTQKVLARIPLANVASPDRMTVVSGNVFLPSADSGDVRLGFPQSDGMGKVMSGTLEESNADIAQELTDMIEAQRSYTANSKVFQTGSELMDVLVNLKR; encoded by the coding sequence CGGTGTTTCGGGAATGAACGCGCAGGCCAACCGCCTGTCGGCGGTCGCAGACAACATCGCGAATGCAAGCACCGTCGGTTACAAGCGTGCGGAAACCCAGTTTTCATCGCTGGTGTTGCCCAGCACCGGTGGGCAGTACAATTCCGGCAGCGTCCTGACCGACGTTCGTTACGGCATTTCCGATCAGGGCGGTATCCGGTCTACATCGTCCACAACCGACCTTGCCATCGACGGCAACGGTTATTTTGTGGTGCAAGGGGCGGACGGCTCGACTTTCTTGACACGCGCCGGTTCTTTCGTGCCTGACAAGAATGGCAATCTGGTCAATTCAGCCGGCTATTATCTGTTGGGCGCAGGCCCCAACGATCCGGCTGGCGCACTGACCATTCCCGGCCTGAACATCATCAATGTCAATAGTGCGGCCTTGCCGCCGGAAGCCAGCACGTCCGGCAATTTCACTGTTAATTTGCCGTCTACCGATCAGGTTCCTGCAGCCGGTGAATTCAATCACAAGACATCGCTGATCTCCTACAATGACAAGGGTGAGAAGATCACGCTCGACGTCTATTTCACCAAGACCGGCGCCGACGAGTGGAGCGTCACCGTTAAGAACGCTGCGGATGACGCAGTGGTCGGCGGTCCGACGGCGGTGACATTCGATCCGACCACCGGCGCGATGACGTCTGCCGGCGACATAGCGGTCGATCTCGGGCCTTACGGCGGGCAGAGCCTCAACCTTAATCTGGGGGCTTCGACGCAGCGCGCGGGAGATTACACCATTTCGCAGGCGCAGATTAACGGTCAGGCGCCATCTGCGGTCAAGGGCGTGGACGTCGCCAATGACGGTTCGGTTGTTGCCATTTATGAAAACGGCACGCAGAAGGTTCTGGCGCGCATTCCACTTGCCAATGTGGCAAGCCCGGATCGCATGACGGTCGTCAGCGGCAACGTGTTTCTGCCGAGCGCGGACTCGGGCGATGTTCGCCTCGGTTTCCCGCAGAGCGATGGTATGGGTAAGGTCATGTCCGGCACGCTGGAGGAATCCAACGCCGATATCGCGCAGGAACTGACCGATATGATCGAGGCGCAGCGTAGCTATACGGCCAATTCGAAAGTCTTCCAGACGGGATCCGAACTCATGGATGTTCTGGTCAATCTGAAGAGATGA
- the flgK gene encoding flagellar hook-associated protein FlgK, protein MSLSSALLTAKSSLAATSKQTSVVSSNIARANDPDYSRRTSSLVSGPYGSLYVGISRSADEALFNRFTQSNSSASSSSILAGGLDRLSSLYSADNYSGSPSALIGDLRDALQTYAASPSNSALGDSVVSTAQSLANVLNAGTKQVQSLRNDADREIADSVANINDLLTKFEKINQEIVGGTRANRDVSDYMDQRDAILKQLSGEIGITTMMRGDNDMVIFAENGVTLFETTARKVSFEQSTVLAPGISGNAVLVDGVPLNHETFDQPYGTGRLSGLLQLRDQIAPQYQMQLDEIARNLVTMFAESDQTGVGADKTGLFSWAGSPDVPGVGISAGIAGTIKVSSAFVTSEGGSPLLLRDGGANGADYKYNSEGAAGFSDRLRALNEAFSEPMTFNSVAGLATSSSLTDYSASSISWLEGKRQKANSEFSYNATVAGQADTALSNANGVDMDTEMALLLDLEHSYQASSRVLTTISAMLDDLLNAV, encoded by the coding sequence ATGTCGCTTAGTTCTGCTCTTCTGACGGCCAAAAGTTCGCTTGCGGCAACGTCCAAGCAGACCTCCGTTGTCTCGAGCAATATTGCCAGGGCCAACGATCCGGATTATTCCCGGCGCACCAGTTCTCTCGTATCGGGGCCTTACGGCTCCCTTTACGTGGGTATCAGCCGTTCGGCGGATGAAGCCTTGTTCAACAGGTTCACCCAGTCGAACAGTTCGGCCTCTTCCTCTTCCATTCTTGCTGGCGGGCTTGACCGCCTTTCGTCGCTTTATTCGGCAGACAATTATTCGGGGTCGCCTTCGGCCCTGATCGGCGATCTGCGTGACGCGCTCCAGACCTATGCCGCTTCGCCATCCAACAGTGCGCTTGGCGACAGTGTCGTATCGACGGCGCAATCACTCGCCAATGTACTTAATGCCGGAACCAAACAGGTTCAGTCGCTGCGCAACGACGCGGACCGTGAAATTGCGGATTCCGTCGCCAACATCAATGATCTTCTGACCAAGTTCGAAAAGATCAATCAGGAGATCGTCGGTGGAACGCGCGCCAATCGCGATGTCTCCGACTACATGGATCAGCGCGATGCGATCCTGAAGCAGCTTTCCGGCGAAATCGGAATCACAACCATGATGCGCGGCGATAATGACATGGTCATTTTCGCCGAAAACGGCGTGACCCTCTTCGAGACGACAGCGCGCAAGGTGAGCTTCGAGCAATCGACGGTGCTGGCGCCGGGCATTTCTGGCAATGCGGTGCTGGTGGATGGCGTGCCGCTCAATCACGAGACGTTCGACCAGCCTTATGGCACCGGCCGCCTGAGCGGGTTGTTGCAGTTGCGCGACCAGATCGCGCCACAATACCAGATGCAGCTCGACGAGATCGCGCGAAATCTGGTGACGATGTTCGCGGAAAGCGACCAGACCGGCGTTGGAGCCGACAAGACGGGTCTCTTTAGCTGGGCCGGATCACCCGATGTCCCCGGCGTAGGCATTTCGGCAGGTATTGCGGGCACCATCAAAGTGTCTTCGGCCTTCGTTACCTCCGAAGGCGGCAGCCCGCTTCTTCTGCGCGACGGCGGGGCCAACGGGGCCGATTACAAATACAATAGCGAAGGTGCGGCAGGTTTCAGCGATCGCCTGCGGGCGCTTAATGAAGCATTCTCCGAGCCGATGACCTTCAATTCGGTGGCAGGGCTCGCGACCAGCTCCAGCCTGACGGACTATAGCGCCTCGTCAATAAGCTGGCTCGAAGGCAAGCGTCAAAAAGCCAACAGCGAATTCTCCTATAATGCGACGGTTGCCGGTCAGGCGGATACAGCCCTCTCCAACGCCAACGGTGTCGATATGGACACTGAAATGGCGCTGCTTCTCGATCTTGAACATTCCTACCAGGCATCGAGCCGGGTGCTGACCACGATCAGCGCAATGCTCGACGATCTTCTCAACGCGGTGTGA
- a CDS encoding flagellar hook-associated family protein, protein MKAQSISTYGATSSLRALVAKNKAEMLKAQQEATTGTVFDVGLSLGSKSGQTVSLRKEYDRLSVLTDMNKLVQERMTATQNAAGTIIKDTQDFLGALAGANNAGADMIAKTARSMLDSVTGMLNSSFNSEYIFAGVNTDVKPVADYTDGGVAQAAIRQAFQDHFGFPVGDPQAANITADEMTAFLEGDFADQFNDANWSANWSDASVNVIKSRISPNETADTSVSANADGFRKTIMSAVMVAEFGNIGLNEKAFAALTTQAVQTTAQAITDTTAQQTTLGLAQSRTEAASTRIAAQQKILNQSVLNLEEVDPFEAATRVNALKTQIETSYSLTVQLQNMSLLNYLR, encoded by the coding sequence ATGAAAGCGCAATCGATTTCCACCTATGGCGCAACGTCATCCCTGCGGGCCCTTGTAGCGAAGAACAAGGCCGAGATGTTGAAGGCGCAGCAGGAAGCGACCACGGGGACCGTGTTCGATGTCGGCCTGTCGCTCGGCTCCAAATCCGGCCAGACCGTATCGTTGCGTAAGGAATATGATCGCCTGAGCGTGCTGACAGACATGAACAAGCTGGTGCAGGAACGCATGACGGCGACGCAGAACGCCGCTGGCACCATCATCAAGGACACGCAGGATTTTCTGGGTGCGCTTGCAGGAGCCAACAATGCCGGCGCCGACATGATTGCCAAGACGGCGCGCTCCATGCTGGATTCCGTGACCGGCATGCTGAACAGCAGCTTCAATAGCGAATATATTTTCGCCGGTGTGAATACCGATGTGAAGCCGGTTGCCGATTATACCGACGGCGGGGTCGCGCAGGCGGCGATCCGTCAGGCATTTCAGGATCATTTCGGCTTTCCGGTCGGTGATCCGCAGGCGGCAAATATCACGGCCGACGAAATGACGGCATTTCTGGAGGGCGATTTTGCCGACCAGTTCAATGACGCGAATTGGTCCGCCAACTGGTCGGACGCTTCCGTCAATGTCATCAAAAGCCGCATTTCGCCGAACGAGACGGCGGATACGTCCGTTTCGGCGAATGCCGATGGTTTCCGCAAGACGATCATGTCGGCTGTGATGGTTGCCGAGTTCGGCAATATAGGTCTCAATGAAAAAGCTTTCGCAGCGCTGACCACGCAAGCCGTGCAGACGACCGCACAGGCTATTACGGATACGACCGCGCAGCAGACGACGCTTGGTCTGGCCCAGTCGCGCACCGAAGCGGCGAGTACGCGCATCGCGGCGCAGCAGAAGATCCTGAACCAGTCCGTACTCAATCTCGAGGAAGTCGATCCTTTTGAAGCAGCGACGCGTGTAAACGCTCTGAAGACGCAGATCGAAACTTCGTATTCGCTGACGGTTCAGTTGCAGAATATGAGCCTGCTCAACTATCTCAGATAG
- the flaF gene encoding flagellar biosynthesis regulator FlaF, translating to MYQMRYEDVMNDDMASAKERERMLFDRSIEMLEAAKANGSGSREAIDAGYFTTKLWTAIIDDLGSQENALPKELKAAIISIGIFVLKEIDRIRLGESNDYATLIEITQSIRDGL from the coding sequence ATGTATCAGATGCGCTACGAAGATGTCATGAATGACGATATGGCGAGCGCCAAGGAACGTGAGCGGATGCTTTTCGACCGTTCCATCGAAATGCTCGAGGCGGCGAAAGCCAATGGCAGCGGCTCGCGCGAGGCGATCGATGCCGGCTATTTCACCACGAAACTTTGGACCGCGATCATCGATGATCTGGGTTCGCAGGAAAATGCGCTGCCGAAGGAACTGAAGGCCGCGATCATCTCCATCGGCATCTTCGTGCTCAAGGAGATTGACCGGATTCGCCTCGGCGAAAGCAACGATTATGCGACGCTGATCGAGATTACTCAGTCGATCCGGGACGGGCTTTGA
- the flbT gene encoding flagellar biosynthesis repressor FlbT, with protein sequence MTETGKPAIRLSLRAGERIFINGAVLKADRKVSLELLNDATFLLENHVLQPEDTTTPLRQLYFAAQMMLIEPAMREQAHTTFAQMLRGMFAAFKDAEILSALKLVDELVHNGRVFEALKTIRAQYPREAELMGHESPALPVLKTRKSAEVNP encoded by the coding sequence ATGACGGAAACTGGCAAACCGGCAATCCGCCTCTCGCTGCGGGCTGGCGAACGAATTTTTATCAATGGCGCTGTGCTGAAGGCGGACCGCAAGGTTTCGCTCGAGCTTCTGAACGATGCGACCTTTCTTCTGGAAAACCATGTTCTCCAGCCGGAAGACACCACGACACCGCTGCGCCAGCTTTATTTCGCGGCGCAGATGATGCTCATCGAACCGGCCATGCGCGAACAGGCTCACACCACTTTCGCGCAGATGCTGCGGGGCATGTTCGCCGCGTTCAAGGATGCGGAAATCCTGAGTGCGCTGAAACTGGTCGACGAGCTGGTACATAACGGGCGCGTTTTCGAGGCGCTCAAGACAATTCGCGCGCAATATCCACGCGAGGCCGAACTGATGGGCCATGAAAGCCCGGCTTTGCCTGTGCTCAAAACCCGGAAATCTGCGGAGGTAAACCCATGA
- the flgD gene encoding flagellar hook assembly protein FlgD → MTTTPPIGTNTTNNNTTSNSNSAANKASVDYNSFLKLLVTQMQNQDPTQPMDATQYVSQLATFSNVEQAVQMNSKLETLIANTSLTQAEGWIGRTLTNADGSVSGVVKSVTIQSNGMLAELEDGKTLMIGPGVKVS, encoded by the coding sequence ATGACCACGACGCCGCCGATCGGCACGAATACGACTAATAACAACACGACGAGCAACAGCAATTCTGCAGCCAACAAGGCAAGCGTCGATTACAATTCATTCCTGAAGCTTCTGGTGACACAGATGCAGAACCAGGACCCGACGCAGCCAATGGATGCGACGCAGTATGTTTCGCAACTTGCGACCTTCTCCAATGTCGAGCAGGCCGTCCAGATGAACAGCAAGCTTGAAACCCTGATCGCCAACACGTCGCTGACGCAGGCCGAAGGCTGGATCGGCCGCACGCTGACCAATGCCGATGGCAGCGTATCGGGCGTGGTGAAGTCCGTTACCATCCAGTCCAATGGCATGCTGGCTGAACTGGAAGATGGCAAGACGCTGATGATCGGCCCAGGCGTTAAGGTCAGCTAG
- the fliQ gene encoding flagellar biosynthesis protein FliQ translates to MNEADALDIVNSAIWTVLMASGPAVLAAMLAGIGIALFQALTQIQEMTLTFVPKIIVIFVVMALTAPFVGAQINSFTLLAYSRIEKGF, encoded by the coding sequence GTGAACGAGGCCGATGCGCTCGATATCGTCAATTCTGCGATCTGGACCGTGCTTATGGCGAGCGGTCCGGCGGTGCTGGCCGCCATGCTCGCAGGTATTGGTATTGCGCTTTTCCAGGCGCTGACGCAGATACAGGAAATGACGCTGACCTTCGTGCCGAAGATCATCGTCATTTTCGTCGTGATGGCCCTGACTGCACCGTTCGTCGGTGCGCAGATCAACTCGTTCACGCTGCTTGCCTACTCGCGCATCGAAAAAGGTTTCTAG
- the flhA gene encoding flagellar biosynthesis protein FlhA produces MKSGFLTGSDMGLAVGIIIILTVLFLPVPAVVLDIGLAFSIAFSVLILMVSLWIQRPLDFSAFPTVLLIATMMRLSLNIATTRVILTHGNEGYLAAGHVIHGFSQFVMGGDFVIGLVVFCILIIVNFLVITKGATRIAEVGARFTLDAIPGKQMAIDADLSSGLIDEKEAQNRRRELEEESSFFGSMDGASKFVRGDAIAGLIITAVNIFGGIIIGATRHDMDIAHAADVFTKLSVGDGLVTQIPALIVSLAAGLLVSKGGTRGSADQAIFGQLGAYPKALLVAAMLLFVLGIMPGLPAFPFFMLGGAMAFIGIAVPRRQARQREAEASEAGKKQREAEEQERNSVKASLETNQIELCLGKQLSARLIASQQELAHRVNKMRRKFAQEYGFVIPEIKVTDDIAIPPKSYRIKIHGTAVASHELRVGETLVVLGERQIPSIPGEEVREPAFGMRAYSVPETFASDLRRDGYMTVDNLSVLLTHLSEIVRNNLAQLLSYKDMRILLDRLGSEYRKLLEDICPSHISYSGLQAVLKLLLAERISIRNLHLILEAIAEIAPLVRRPEMIVEHVRMRMAQQICGDLSDNGVLNVLRLGNRWDLVFHQSLKRDAKGEIVEFDIDPRLLEQFGTEASTVIRKHFDNGERFVLVSSPEARPYIRMIIERLFATLPVLSHVEIARGVEVKSLGAIS; encoded by the coding sequence ATGAAAAGCGGATTTCTGACTGGCAGCGATATGGGGCTGGCGGTTGGAATCATCATCATCCTGACGGTGCTTTTCCTGCCTGTGCCGGCAGTCGTTCTGGATATCGGTCTGGCGTTCTCGATCGCCTTTTCAGTCCTGATCCTGATGGTTTCGCTCTGGATCCAGCGCCCGCTGGATTTTTCCGCGTTCCCGACGGTGCTGCTGATCGCCACCATGATGCGATTGTCGCTGAATATCGCGACGACACGCGTGATTCTCACCCATGGCAACGAAGGTTATCTCGCTGCCGGTCATGTGATCCATGGCTTCTCGCAATTCGTGATGGGCGGCGACTTCGTCATCGGTCTGGTGGTTTTCTGCATTCTCATCATCGTCAATTTCCTGGTCATCACCAAGGGTGCGACGCGTATCGCGGAAGTGGGCGCGCGCTTCACCCTCGACGCCATCCCCGGCAAGCAGATGGCCATCGATGCCGATTTGTCATCCGGTCTTATCGATGAAAAGGAAGCGCAGAACCGCCGTCGCGAACTGGAAGAGGAAAGTTCCTTCTTCGGCTCCATGGACGGTGCGTCGAAATTCGTGCGCGGTGACGCGATTGCGGGCCTCATCATCACCGCCGTCAATATTTTCGGCGGGATCATCATCGGTGCCACGCGCCACGATATGGATATTGCGCACGCAGCCGATGTCTTCACCAAATTGTCGGTCGGCGACGGTCTGGTCACGCAGATTCCGGCCCTGATCGTTTCGCTCGCCGCCGGTCTTCTGGTGTCGAAGGGCGGCACACGCGGTTCTGCCGATCAGGCGATTTTCGGCCAGCTCGGCGCCTATCCGAAGGCGCTTCTGGTCGCGGCGATGCTGCTCTTCGTTCTGGGCATCATGCCGGGCCTGCCAGCCTTCCCGTTCTTCATGTTGGGTGGCGCAATGGCCTTCATCGGCATTGCGGTGCCGCGTCGTCAGGCCCGCCAGCGCGAGGCGGAAGCTTCGGAAGCGGGCAAGAAGCAGCGCGAAGCGGAAGAGCAGGAGCGCAACTCGGTCAAGGCATCGCTGGAAACAAACCAGATCGAGCTTTGCCTCGGCAAGCAGCTCTCTGCCCGCCTGATCGCTTCGCAGCAGGAACTGGCGCACCGTGTCAACAAGATGCGCCGCAAATTTGCGCAGGAATACGGTTTCGTCATCCCCGAAATCAAGGTGACGGACGACATCGCGATTCCACCAAAAAGCTACCGTATTAAAATCCACGGCACGGCTGTTGCCAGCCACGAGTTGCGCGTGGGTGAAACGCTGGTTGTGCTTGGCGAACGTCAGATCCCGTCCATTCCGGGCGAGGAAGTGCGCGAACCGGCCTTCGGTATGCGCGCCTATTCCGTGCCGGAAACCTTTGCGTCCGATCTGCGCCGCGACGGCTATATGACTGTCGATAATCTCTCGGTCCTGCTGACGCATTTGAGCGAAATCGTCCGCAACAATCTGGCCCAGTTGCTTTCCTACAAGGATATGCGCATTCTGCTGGACCGTCTCGGCTCCGAATATCGCAAGCTTCTGGAAGATATCTGCCCGTCGCATATTTCCTATTCAGGCCTGCAGGCGGTGCTGAAGCTGCTGCTCGCTGAACGCATCTCCATTCGCAACCTGCATCTGATTCTTGAAGCCATTGCGGAAATCGCGCCGCTGGTGCGTCGTCCGGAAATGATCGTGGAGCACGTCCGCATGCGCATGGCGCAGCAGATTTGCGGCGATCTTTCCGACAATGGCGTGCTGAACGTGCTGCGTCTCGGCAATCGCTGGGATCTGGTCTTTCATCAGAGCCTCAAGCGCGACGCCAAGGGTGAGATCGTCGAGTTCGATATCGATCCACGCCTGCTGGAACAGTTCGGCACGGAAGCGTCCACGGTCATCCGCAAGCATTTCGATAATGGCGAACGTTTCGTACTGGTTTCCTCACCTGAAGCGCGACCTTACATCCGCATGATTATCGAACGCCTGTTTGCCACCTTGCCGGTGCTGTCGCATGTCGAAATCGCCCGTGGTGTGGAGGTGAAATCACTCGGCGCGATTTCGTAA